Below is a genomic region from Henckelia pumila isolate YLH828 chromosome 3, ASM3356847v2, whole genome shotgun sequence.
tccgagtgtgaggagaatttctgtgagcttcgatggcggttgacttctgcgccggtgttggcattaccatcaggatctggagggtatgtggtatacactgatgcttctcttcaggggttaggttgtgtcctgactcagaatgagcatgtgattgcatacgcttctagacagctgaagcttcacgaggacaactatccaatccatgatttggaattggcagccattgtgttcgctttgaagttctggcgtcattatctgtatgacgaaaaatttgagatcttcaccgatcacaagagtctcaagtatttgttcactcaggcgaatttgaacatgaggcagaggcgttggatggacttgcttaatgactatgattgcaagattaagtaccatccgggagctgctaatctcactgctgatgctttgagtcgcaaggtgcgactatccgcactgcagacttgttcgatgtctagtgcgatcagtgactgttgtacttcggggtATACCTtgaagcataagaaaggtatgcagagtatccagatgtttgcgatattatctgagccagctttgtattcgcagatttgagatgctcagatgtctgactcAAAGACCCAACGTTTAGCTTGCCTAACAAACAAGGATAGAtagtctggatttcactatcagtcagatggttttctgtgtttgtctggtagacttgtgattccgcaggatgaagagttgcgagaggagatcttgtctcaggcacatcgcaccaagttgagtattcatccgggaagcaacaagatgtacaaggatctacgtactcggttttggtggaaggggatgaaacgcagcgtgtatcagtatgttttgagatgtttggtgtgtcaacaagtcaaggcagaacactgacgacctggaggtttacttcacaatctgcctattcctgagtggaaatgggagtttatcacgatgaattttgtgacccatttgccgatgtcctcgaggaattgtgatgctatctgggttgtggtggaccgactcaccaagtcagcgcatttcattgcctatagtcgagagtactctgtggatcgcatggcacggttgtatgttcaggagatcgttcgacttcatggagtgcctgtaagcattgtcagcgatcgagaccccaggttcacttctaggttctgggggagtgttcagcgtgcgatgggtactactctcagtttacgtactgcctatcatccggagacagatggtcagtcagagtgcactatccgcactttggaggatatgcttcgagcgtgcgttatggatttaggttaagcctggcaggatcatttgccattgatcgagttcgcgtacaacaatagctatcatactagcttTGGGATGGagccttttgaggcgttgtacgggcgacgttgtcgtactccactcttctgggaagaagtgggggagagacaggctaagggaccggagtttatccagcaggcagtagataatgttgatcagatcaagaaacggattaagactgcacaggatcgtcaggccagctatgctaacactaagtgtaggcctttgcagtttgatgttgggagaaagtgtttctgagagtgtcaccttttcgcaggattctcagatttggccttaagggcaagttgtctcccagatttatcagtccgtttgagatcttggagagcattggcgatttggcttatcatcTGGCTTTGCCCCcttatctgtccagtattcacaacgtgttccacgtatctttgttgcgacggtatgtggcagatccgtctcatattctgcagcggtctgaagttcaagtggataaggatttgacgtatgttgagagacctattcgtatcctggatcataaggataacgttttgcggaacaaagtcattcctttggttttagtgcagtggcagcgccgaggcgctgaggaagctacttgggaacttgaggacaggatgcgtgcagaacatcctgagttattttgatttcattttcgatTTGTATTCAGatgtaaactctgtaaacgtttgattgaataaagaatgttttggattgttgttttacattcggtacttaagatcggattttgaggacgaaatatcttaagtgggggagaatgtagtaacccgtatccggaATTATAGATTtatgagtaattaataatacgatcatgtttagacgtaataaaaaatgattcagggagtcccagatggattaacagagttcggaaatggattcaaaacgctcgaaaatggttcgagGGTCgttgggttcggaggctccgttggtgagttcggacggtccgaagtcagggttcggatgatccaaagagttgttcggacgctccgaacgtgctgacgacagtcgtcatggatgacgtcattatgATGACGTAagaaatgacgtaatattgggttcggacgatccgaagtccagtttgaacgatccgaacgtgttcggaggctccgaagtcagttcggagggcctgaactctgtctataaatagggggtgccgagctcacatttgagtgcaccaatcacctcttctctctcgattccttaggcttctaactcagatctagggaattctaagcgttccgttgggaatccggaagtggcatagcagtccaggcgtcgtagcggagctgtggcctagttttgaggcaatcgacagcaaagggctaacgcagacgaaggtatagcttttgcttcttaaaaatatttaggagtatgctttagcttagttaaggcttttagagcgctataattatagtagtatcatttggaagtgtagcacggattataggcgtggacctagggctgatagcacttgcctagtatttgaggtacgaaagtactgttcgagatatcctgactgagtatgcatgtattatgtgactgcatgatttatatgttattgatttatgctgcatacatttgcatattgagctattttgttcgagatgtctataatagggttttaccctatcctgttagtggttggacttccatcgatttgggtccggcatatccactggtatttgatatgggagccacctcctgtaacgacggcacaacgtgctacatactagggcccggtcggtctctgttatctgatccttgacctcgagtttatagggagttcactttgcatgcatgtatactcatactctcatgctgagtgttttatgctcatgtctcatactctgtgtttctggacaccctattccatggggcatttttgcgattggacgaggcgggtggatccaataggggctaggcagtggttgttcagctggagcttcgtttaggttttattctattgttttgggtttatacagctatttgatttggttgtatattattttggatatttacagattccttttcttgggattgtatatttgtTATGGTTTCtgcagttgaattctgatttttgtttaattaagttaattgcatgcctaagttctgtttagtaggtgatctgggtaagggtcactacaatctcATCTCCCCAAATAACCTCGGTGTAAAGCCTACTCTTTTTACAGAGAAAAGGAATGAATAATAAAGCAATGACATTGTATTCCTACGCATAAAATAAGAAGATTTAAAGAATCTAGTTAGCTGGAAATCTCTAGATAATACATGGAATTCGGCACTTTGCATTTAACTAGAAAAATACATAAATGCATATGAGAATGAAAATAAGATTCGAGTATCCTTCTCTTTAAACCAAACGCATTCAGGAAACGATTTTAAGCCACTTAAAATCAGGGAAGCAGATACGCATATATTCAAGTTATTCCTCATGTATATCACAACATCATAAGTCACAACACAATATATATAGAGTTACCACAAAATAATTTCAAGAAATAAATATCAAACACTCAATTTTTAACCAACAATCACATGACCACAACAATTTTTCTTTTGTCATTAAGCTTACAATGAGAGGATCGGACAAAGAACACAAGAAAAAACAAATGAGTGATTAATGAAAATAACCAAAGCAGCAGAAGAAAGCAGAAATGGTGAAGCTCACGAAGCACAGAgattcaaatttaaaaaattcaaacctccaAATCGAGAGAAGCAAAAAATTACACTGAAACCAAAAGATAGAGCAGGATAAGAGAAACAATCGCTGCAAATGGACCAAAGACAAGGGCGCATCTGTGATTTTCGCAAAAGATTAGTCGCGACAATCTTGCCAGAGAAGACCACTGTCGCGGCCGCCCACCAAAGCAGTGGCATAACCACCAGACAAGAATCTCCGACAACCAACAAGCAACAAAAAAACTCAACCAAGTaacaaaaaaatgaagaaaGAAATGGGCAAGACGAACTCTTCCATCCATCACCCAGAAAGAACACACCCACAAGTATGCGACACCATTCCCAGGAATTTTTCATAGATTGATAGCGTAATTACCTGAATTATCTTGCTCTTGAGAGATTTTTGTTTCTAGGAAGAAATGGGCAAGGCAAAATCTTGAATTGTGCGTAACTAGGGCTTTGTAATGAGCCAGATAGCTTTTGAGTTTATTTatttctctcttttcttttaaacaatttaaaagcgttgtaaaagatttaaaaaaatgctCATCTACAACGCTTTGTAAAAAGCTTTGTGGATGACATAAAAAGTGTTGTGTTTTTGTAAATTAAAAAAGCAAAGACAACGTTTTTACTTAAAAGcattgtgtttatttttttgacaacgctttttgtaaaaagcgttgtctttcaaGTGTTGTAAATgatcatttttgttgtagtgcctTCAAATAACTCGTATCTAAAAATCTCCAACGAAGATCAATTGACAAATGCCACAAAGttaaaaactttgataagtttgatttgacaaagctaaaagcttcaataaaattcttgagGGAATTTCAATCAGTAATTGAATAAAATCTGAAAAACTATTAttaatgaacaaaaataaagtatttatagttacaacttaaaaaaaaaagataatgcaaaatattgcAAAGATATCATaagatatcatctaaaagtttcctaatagatataaaatactcaaaataataattaaatatttaaataatatttaattcccgaaacatacAAAATACGCCAAAATGTGTGTGGAACACGATCTGGCGCAGATGCGCGATACTTCCCCGCAGATGCGCGAAACTCCAATAGCTTTAGGAATCCTTCTCACGCAGATGCATAACACTTCTCGCATAAGCGCCGAAACTAAGAAACCAAAATCCCGCGGATGCGCAAAACTTCACGCAGATGCGCCAATGTCCAAAAGCTTGGATTTTATCACTTCCACAGATGCGCAAAATGGGGTGCATATGCGCGATCCCTTGTGCAGATGCGTAAGCTACATGGCGCAGATGCGTCTTCCTCTTCTTCtcgatttattttattttcttgattttctTGGTCTTTTATCAATTCTAGAACATTGAAACAACCTCCAAATGGATCTTCAAGAACACCAATGCTATcttgataatttttcataaaacttTGAAGTGATTCTTTAAATTTCTTGCttcgacctctcgtaattggtccttGTGGCATCGCCAACGGATCTTTAGCTTCCTTAGCCACTTGTCCAATATGCGCACCATCCATGAttgcatcatcctccccttcttgaaaaggatttgtcctcaaatctcgatcatcacctacatcaaacaaagATAAGTCATAAACATTAAATATTGTACTCACATTGTACTCACCTGGCAAGTCCAATTTGTAAGCATTGTCACTAATTCGCTCCAAAACTTGAAATGGAATATCTCCTCTAGGTAACAATTTCGAATGCCTCTTCTCCAAAAAATGCTTTTTCCTCAActgcaaccaaacccaatcacctGGTTCAATTACAACCTTCTTCCTCCCTTTGTTCTCTTGCATagtatactgcaaattctttcTCTCTATATTCTCTCGCACCTTCTCATGCAAGATCTTAATGAATTCACCTTcttcttaccatccatgttaaccctttcactcataggtaacAACATTAAATCCAACGGAGTCAATGGGTTAAATACgtaaataatttcaaaagttGAATAACTCGTAGTAGAATGTATGCTACGATTATAAGCAAATTCAATAAATGGTAAACACTCCTCCCCATTtttcaagttatttttaataatagagCGCAACAATGTCCCTAAATTCCTATTAACTACCTCAGTTTGTCCATCAGTTTAAGGATGACAACAAGTAGAAAATAATAACTTAGCTCCGAGTTTACACCACAACGTTTTccaaaattaacttaaaaatcgagtatccctatcagaaacaatacttctaggcatgccatgcaatctaacaatctcaTTAAAGAATAAATCTGCAACATGCGAAGCATCATCTGATTTTTGACAAGCAATGAAATGtgccattttagaaaatctatcTACCACAACATAAATAGAATCTCTCAccttcttagacctcggtaACCCAAGAAAAAAATCGATGGAAATGTCTACCCATGGTTCACTAGGTACAGGAAGTGGGGTATATAATCCATGCGGTTGTGTTCTATACTTTGCCTTCCTACAAGTTACACACTTCTCACAAACTCTCTCAACATCGTgtttcatatgtggccaataaaagtgTTCATGCAAAGTTTGATATGTTTTATCCACTCCAAAATTCTCCATTAAACCACCACTATGCGATTCTCTAACGAGTAATTCCCTAATTGAAGTTTTAGGAATGCACAATCTatcctccttaaacaaataaCAATCATGCATGAAATATTTATCCTTTGGACCACGCATACAAGACTCATATATCTCACCAAAGTCAACATCACTAGCATATAATTCCTTCACATGCTCAAAACCCAAAAATTTAGAATTTGAAGTAGTTAAGAGAACGTACCTTCGTGACAACGCATCCGCTGCCACATTTTCCTTgccttgcttgtacttgatgaCATAAGAAAAAGTTTCCACAAATGTTACCCATTTTGCATGTCTCGGATTCAACTTTTgatgtcctttgagatgcttcaaagattcatgatccgtatgatcACGAACtcctttggcctcaaataattATGCCAAGTCTCGAGCACTCGCACTAAAGCATAAAACTCCTTATCATACGTTGGATAATTCAACGCTGATCCATTCAACTTCTCACTAAAATATGCTACTCTCTTTCCTCCTTGCATCAATACTCCTCCGATTCCAACACCTGaagcatcacattcaatttcaaaggttTTAGAAAAATCTGGCAAAACCaataaaggagcattaattaattttttcttgatTAAATTGAAGGACTTCTCCTGTTCATCTCCCCAATGAAACAAAACATTCTTCTTAATCACTGCAGTCATAGGTGCTGCCAACGTGCTAAAGTCTTTCATAAACCTCCAGTAGAATCCTGCAAGCCGATGGAAACTTCGAACATGACCAATCGACATAGGCATCGGCCAATCTCGAATGACACTTATATTTTCTTCATCCACTCTTACACCTTGTGCACTCAccacaaaaccaagaaacacgagTTATTTCATACAAAACACATACTTTTTCAGATTAGCATATAAATTTTCAGCTTTCAAAGTGATTAGTACAAACCTCAAGTGTTCTACATGGTCATCCAAGTTCTTGCTATataccaatatatcatcaaaatatacaacCACAAATTTCCCAATAtatgcacgcaaaacatgattcatgagacgcataaaagtactaggtgcattagtcaaaccaaaaggcataaccatcTATTCATACAAACCAtactttattttaaatgtagttttccactcatctcactctctcatcctaatttgatgatatccaCTCTTAAGATCAATCTTGATAAAAATGCTAGAGCCATGTAATTCATCTAatatatcatctagtctaggaataggatgcctatacttgatggtaatgatATTTATAGCCCTACAATCTACACACATACTCCAAGATCCATAATCTTTGGGATTAATAACACAGGCACTGCACATGGTGACATCGAATcacgcacaaaacctttatctaagAGCTCACTTACCTGTCTTTGTAGTTACTTTGTCTCCTCCGAAttgctcctataagctggaTGGTTCAGCAACGCACTCCCGGGTACGAAGTTGATCTGATGCTCAATCTCTCTCAAAGGTGGTAACCCTTGAGGTAGCTCCTCCGGAAACAAATCCTCGAACTCCTGCAAAAGAGATGTAACAATACTCGGAAGatctccggctatatcacttgtatTTAGGAGAAACTCCTAATAAAAGATTAACACAAGTGGAACTTGAGAActcaaaacatctctcaactcactcttttgggctcTATACATCTTTTTTTCATCCTATTTTCTTTCACTTTTTTCTCATCTCTTTTTTTCTCACTTTTCTTTTCCAAGGCCatctcattttttttatcaatattttctttGGAGACATAGATAATAATAAAATGAACTCTtttttcatagtaaaagaaTACATGTTTCTAAACCCATCATGCACGACTCTCCTATCAAACTGCCACGGTCTACCTAAAAATATATGACAAGCATGCATAGGTACCACATCACATACTACCTCATCAACATACTTACCGATAGAAAATAGAGCCGCTACTTGTTTATTCACCCTCACCTCCGCACAGTAATTAAACCACTGCAACCGATATGGCTGAGGATGTTTTAAAATAGGCAACCCAAATTTCTCCACCAACTCACAACTGGATACATTTTTACAACTCCCACCATCAATAATGAGACTGCACACCTTCTCAGTCACAAAGCAACGAGTATGAAAAAGATTTTCTCGTTGAATCTCTTCTTCCTCCTTATGGTGTGTATTTAAAATTCTCATAGTGACCAACAACTCACTAACCACCGCACCATATCCCTCATCATCGAGATCCTCCAATGcaggcatatcatcataattATCCTCACCCCCATCACTCTCAGACTCCACATCACCACAAGCATTAATaatcataaattttttatttgggcATTGGCTAGCAATTTGGCCAACACCTTGACACCTAAAACACTTAATATATCTAGAACGAGTATTAGAAGCCTCAGGTGTACCATTTTCTTCTTGCATTGGCGCCTCCAGTTTGGTGTCAGattttggtttggacaccggCTTGTTATCTTCCCGTTTCACAACGTTCGGACGCCAAGAAGTCGACGACCTTCCACCGGCAAGCACTCGACCAACTCCCCTTCTCTTGAGCTGTTGCTCCACCTTCATGTCCGTCTgtaccatctcatccaaatcaaagcAGTGACGAAGCTCCAATTTATCTTGGATCTCCCTATTTAAGCCACAAAGAAATCGAGCAATTGTAGCCTCGTTATCTTCCTCAATATTGGTCCGGATCATCGTGGTCTCCATTTCATTGTAATAATCCTCCACGCTCCTAGATCCATGTTTCAAAGTATGCAAATGCCTATACATATCACGATAATAATGGTTAGGCACAAATCGCTTCCTCATAACATGCTTCATCTCATCTCACGTCTCAACAGGTTGCTCTCCACACCTACTTCTAGTGGTCACTAGTTGATCCCACCAGAATAATGCATAATCAACAAACTCAACTgctgccaacctcactttcttaagatcaATAGTGATGgaaatcaaacacaaacttcACACGCTTCTCTCACTCCAGATATGCTTACGGATCAGACTTCCCGTGAAATgttggaattttcatcttaatgctACTAATATTCTCATCCTCTCTATTACCTTCAGTGTATTTTCCACGCACCCCTTCTCGCCTATTTCTACCCTTATGTACTCGTCTCTCCCTATCCTAATTTTCATCACAACTCTCTTCACCATCCTCAAATTCATTCACCTTCCTACTTTGACTCCTActtccactaccactactctcctccagCTTACTTAACCTCTCATGTAATGGCCCCAACTCCAACCTCATCACCTTAGTAAATTTCCCCATCAAAGCTTCCATCTGAACTTTGGAAATTTCTTGGTTCACACTCtcactagcatctttattaggattcattgtacctgaaaaaaaatattagtaataaaatttccTCATATAAATTCTCACggttcactccaaacgaatcactcaatcactctttatattttttcactcaaatatatACATAGTGTGCTTTGCTTTGTGGAGTAATTATCAAACCCTCAAGTTAAAACTTGTAGACGCTGGAAAATTGACTTCACGGATGATAGAACAGACACAAGTGAAATGAAACCCATGGAGATTCGATTAACTGGTACCCAAGGATGAACTCAGACACAAGGCTGGAAAATTTCCACAATTTATTTTTCtcctctattttttttaattttttaagcaAAATTTTTGGTCCCTTTTTTTTGACCGAAATATATTcactcttttttaaaaaaaaaacttgtagcacaagaaacGACACTTGAGCAACAACGTAACAGAAATGACACAGAAAGAAACGAAGAACGATGAACGAAGAACAAGATAagaacaaaatttttgaaacacACTTACTTGTCTCAAAGAAACTATTCTCTGAtgccaaatgatatgaatccgATTGATTAATGAAAAGCAAACACAAAGATAAATCAATTCGTGCCCTCAGATCAATTAAAAAAACGACCCAATTGATGTTTTCGATCTATCTCAGGACAAGTATAATCTCgcgaaaaaataataacagataaaatttgaattttcacATTTAATCGATGAACaattaataacataaattaCGAAACAATTGAAATCTatgaaaaccttcagataactcgTATCTGACAATCTCCAACGAAGATCAATTGACAAACGTCACAaagttaaaaattttgataagtttgatttgacaAAGATAAAAGCTTCCATAatattcttgagagaatttcaatcaataattgaataaaATCTAAAAAACTATTAttaatgaacaaaaataaagtatttatagttacaactcaaaaaaaaaagataatgcaaaatattgcaaatatatcataagatatcatctaaaagttttctaatagatataaaatactcaaaataataattaaatatttaaataatatttaattcccAAAACACACAAAACATGCCGCAATGTGTGTGGAACAAGATTTGGCGCAGTTGCGCGAAACTCTAGTAGCTTTAGGAATCCTTCTCACGCAAATGCATAACACTTCCCGCAGAAGCGCCAAAACGAAGAAACCCAAATCCAGCAGATGCGCAAAACATCACGCTGATGCGCCAATGTCCAGAAGCTTGGATTTTATCACTTCCGCAGATGCGCAGAATGGGGAGCATATGCGCGATCCCTTGCACAGATGTGTGAGCTACATGGCGCAGATGCGTCTTCCTCTTCttcttgatttattttattttcttgattttctTGGTCTTTTATCAATTCTAGAACATTGAAACAACTTCCAAATGGATCTTCAAGAACACCAACACTATcttgataatttttcataaaaatttgaAGTGCTTCTTTAAATTTCTTGCTTCGACCTCTTGTAATTGGTCCTTGTGGCATCGCCAATGAATCTTTGGCTTCTTTAGCCATTTGTCCAATATGCTcaccatccatgatcgcatcagtaatgtaacgacccactgtatcaagacggatcttttcagcgtgcttatgtcctcactcacaatATGCTcaccatccatgatcgcatcagtaatgtaacgacccactgtatcaagacgggtcttttcagcgtgcttatgtcctcactcacacgcaccctgagaaacttcccagggggtcacccatcctataattaccCCAattcaagcacgcttaactttggagttcttatgtgatgagcatccgaaaagaagatgcaccttcttgatatgagttgtacatatcaaatcttttgtacctctcattctggtgtgggatcggttcattcatgtcacccgtcgcccattctttggtggggtttccatctctcaggtattaaccacccatattgcggaccatgtaccgccctaggactttttggctccgggtgtcacatgcccaccagcttccgcttggttcgtccccgaaccacacAGTACTGGGAGAGGCCAGTCTCTGATACTATTTGTAACTCCCCACTCtcccctggtggggagtttttgccctccccaggattcgaaccttgcactccaggccataaatgcaatgttccctTAATCCTGGTAGAATTGAGCTAGCAGTTCATTACAAgtaaggtatggttcggggacgaaccatgCAAAATATGGTGGGCATGTGATGCCTGGTGCTAAAAAAAAGGGCGGGTAGTGATCGGCGGTGCCAAGAgtttgcacggacaatgagcggctcttgGAAGGCTTCTAGGCAGAgagagacatgaatgaaccgatttagtgccggaatgagagggattctgagactggtAGATATGGGATTGCACAtttgaggagagcttaaaagatttTATAGGTACTACTTATATCACGAATGTGCATATTTGATAGGTGTCGTTTTTACAAGTTTTATTGCAATGTTTTTGCATTGATATTGCTTTTGATTTGCATAATTTTGTGTTGCATTTTCTTTATTTGTCATGCATTTTGATTTATGGGTAAAATTGTAGGAACAATGAAGAAATTTGGTGCGAGGGCAGTAGATTAGTGCATTCGAGCGGCAACTTCTTGCGCTCGAGCTCAAGAAGAGGAGAAAATGTAATATAGCCAGAGCAGTATCGCGCTCGAGCACAACTTTTTGTGCTCGAGCAAGCCAAAGATAAAAATTCCAGTAGCGAGCTCATGAAAGGCGCGCTCGAAGATTTTTTCACCAGTAGGCAGTGTAAGGCGTGCTCAAGAGAAACCTCTCGTGCTGGAGCGCGATAAGGAAACTTAATATTATAAAGAGTTTTAGAATGGAAGGACTCTTAGGCCATATAAAAGGAAAAGATATAGACATGAAAAAGGGTTGGACAACACAAGAAAACACCTCGGCGGCTGCTGAAGAAAAGGAGAAGATTGGAGCTTTGCCGAGAGCTTTCTGATGTTTTTCTCCCTTtcatatttcaatttattttctgGAAAAAACATTGTGGTTGGATTTTAGAATGAATTTAAGTAGCTAAGTTCTTATATTTGTTGGAATTTCCTACCTCCAAGACACGTATGTGTGATTGATCTTTGGACGAGttgcttattttattttacaagtaCTTGATTTTGTCATTGAATTTCTATGCTATATTAAAGCGTAGCTAACCTTTTCATAGATTtgtattttatgaattatatCGAGAGGTAAGTTCATAATTAGGACGAGTTAAATAATCTGTGGATTTACAATAtacatagagatatgatattgGATACATGCTGATAACTATAGTCCGATAAGTCAAAAGTTATGAGATTTCAAGAAGC
It encodes:
- the LOC140889837 gene encoding uncharacterized protein — translated: MKHVMRKRFVPNHYYRDMYRHLHTLKHGSRSVEDYYNEMETTMIRTNIEEDNEATIARFLCGLNREIQDKLELRHCFDLDEMVQTDMKVEQQLKRRGVGRVLAGGRSSTSWRPNVVKREDNKPVSKPKSDTKLEAPMQEENGTPEASNTRSRYIKCFRCQGVGQIASQCPNKKFMIINACGDVESESDGGEDNYDDMPALEDLDDEGYGAVVSELLVTMRILNTHHKEEEEIQRENLFHTRCFVTEKVCSLIIDGGSCKNVSSCELVEKFGLPILKHPQPYRLQWFNYCAEVRVNKQVAALFSIENIDKKNEMALEKKSEKKRDEKKEFLLNTSDIAGDLPSIVTSLLQEFEDLFPEELPQGLPPLREIEHQINFVPGSALLNHPAYRSNSEETNKNLDDHVEHLRFVLITLKAENLYANLKKYVFCVGIGGVLMQGGKRVAYFSEKLNGSALNYPTYDKEFYALVRYKQGKENVAADALSRRYVLLTTSNSKFLGFEHVKELYASDVDFGEIYESCMRGPKDKYFMHDCYLFKEDRLCIPKTSIRELLVRESHSGGLMENFGVDKTYQTLHEHFYWPHMKHDVERVCEKCVTCRKAKYRTQPHGLYTPLPVPSEPWVDISIDFFLGLPRSKKVRENIERKNLQYTMQENKGRKKVVIEPGDWVWLQLRKKHFLEKRHSKLLPRGDIPFQVLERISDNAYKLDLPEGEDDAIMDGAHIGQVAKEAKDPLAMPQGPITRGRSKKFKESLQSFMKNYQDSIGVLEDPFGGCFNVLELIKDQENQENKINREEEEDASAPCSLRICTRDRAYAPHFAHLWK